The nucleotide sequence AAAGAAATAAACTATTTATCGGAAAAAGGGATAATAATAGGTAATGAAAACGGAGAATTAAATCTTTATAATCAGATTACAAGAGCAGAATTTTTAACTATGATAATTCGTTCGTTGTCCTGTGATATTAAGGAATGTGATGCTGTATTTTCTGATATTTCCAATCATTGGGCAAAAAATATAGTTATGAAATGTTATAATGCAGGTATTGTAAAAGGTTATGAAGACAATACATTTAAACCTGACCAGATTATAACCTATGAAGAAATGTTGCAAATTGCTATAAGAAGTATGGGCGTCCCTGATTATATTATAACACGAGAAAATTCCATTTTTCCCATTGCGAAATATGCAAAACTCCTTCCAGTAAATACTACATTTTCAAGTAATGAAACAATTCTGAAAAATAAAGCATGTGTTATAATTTACAATCTTATTAATACTGATATAACTAAAGATGATATAATAAATTATAAGCCTAATATAGTATATAATCTTGGAAATTAGTAAAAATTGTCTTCAAGTGTGAAATTGATAAAGAGTAGTAATGAAATATCAATTAAAATAAGATTTTTCATTATCCATCAAAAAATCCTTTTGTATCAAATAAATAATGAATAGTACAAAGAAAAAACCGTCGATGACTCGACGGCTTTTTTCTTTGGCACCCTCAACGGGAATCGAACCTGTAACTGCCCCTTAGGAGGGGGCTATTATATCCATTTAACTATGAGGGCAAATATTTAATTTTTTAAAATAGCCCCCTCCTAAGAGAGTTTAAAAAAGGGGCTATTATTCTGAGCGCAGCGAATAACAAGGTTCACAAAGTGGTTCAGTTATATTAAGTCATTTTTTATAATGTCATCATAAGTTTCTCTTTTTACAATAAGTTTATCTTGTCCATCTTTTAACATAACAACAGGTAAACGTGGAATTCTGTTATAATTACTTGCCATTGAAAAGTTATAAGCACCGGTTGAAAATACACATAGTATATCGCCGACTTTTGTTTCTTGCAACATTATATCTTTTGCAATAATGTCGCCTGATTCACAGCATTTTCCGGCAACTGTAACCTTTTCATTTTGTGGGTTACCTGCTTTATTTGCAATCATTATAGAGTATTCTGCTTCGTATAAAGCATAGCGTGGATTATCTGCCATACCACCATCAACAGAAATATATTTTCTTACATCTTTAATATCTTTGACAGCACCGACAGTATACAAAGTAACACCTGCTTCGCCGACTATTGAACGTCCCGGTTCCATAAGAATTTTAGGTTTTTGAATATTTTTTTCTTTGCAGACTGAATTAACAACTTCAGAAACTTTTTTTATATATTCACCATACTCAATCGGGTCGTCTTCGCTTGTATATTTTATACCAAACCCACCGCCAAGATTAAGTTCTTTTATTTCAATATTATACTTTTCTTTAATATCGGAAATATAGTTTAGCATAACCTCTGCAGTTTTGCAAAAAGGGTCTATATCAAAAATTTGTGAACCTATATGGCAGTGAACACCGACAAAATCAATGTTTGAACATTTTTTTATATCCTCTATAATATCAAATGCCTCGCCGTTTTCTAAAGCAAACCCAAATTTTGAATCAATCTGACCTGTCATAATAAAATCGTGAGTATGTGCGTCAATACCGGGTTTTATTCTTATAAGAATTGAAACTCTTTTGTTTAGCTTTTTTGCAATAGAGTCAATATTGTTAAGTTCATAAATATTATCAACAACGATTCTTCCTACATTGCTTTTTATAGCAAACTCAAGTTCATCGTAAGTTTTATTGTTTCCGTGAAAATAAATTTTTTCGGAGGGGAAATCTGCTTTTAGCGCAGTATATAATTCTCCGCCTGAAACAACATCAACTCCAAGACCTTCTTCGTTTGCAATTTTATATATATAAAGACAGGAAAATGCTTTTGAGGCATATAGTACAAGTCCGTCATCATAATTTTCTTCCAGTGCTTTTTTATATGCTCTGCAATTTTTCCTTATTAAATCTTCGTCCATAAGATATAAAGGTGTTCCATATTTTTTTGCCATGTCGACAGTATCGATTCCTGACATTGTTAAATGGTTATTTGCATTTATATCAAAAATGTTATTTATCATAAGTTTCACCTCATACTGTAATATTCTAACACATTTAAAAGAAGATTACAATATTTTTTTATTAAGAAAAGTATTTTAATAATCCGTTTTTTATTGTTTCAGCGATTTTTTCCTGATATTTATCACTCATCAACAGTTGCTCTTCGGTTGGATTAGATATAAACCCACATTCAATAAGACAGGCTGGGATTTTAAGATTTGAAAGAAGATAAATTTCTTTTCCCGAAGGCTTAATCTGCCGTTTGTTATTTGGGTTTAGAGAATTTTTAAGTTCTTCTCTGAGTATAGAAGCAATTTCCTTACTTTCGGGATTATTCTTTGAATAAAAAATTTGTGCACCGCTTTGTGAATTATCTTCAAAATAATTCATATGTATACTTATAAAAATTGCATTATTATAATTTTGTGCAATTTTAATTCTGTTGTCAAAATCCGTTCTTTTTCTCTTTTTTTGTTGATTTTTGTCACAAAGCATAATATCCGTATCTCTTGTCATAACAACGTTTATTCCTGAATTTAAAAGTTTTTCTTTTAATTTTAGTGCAATTTTTAAATTAAGGTCTTTTTCTTTTATGCCCGTTACTCCAACTGCACCACCATCTTCTCCGCCATGTCCCGGGTCTATTACTATAACGTTTGATGTGACTGATGTAACCATTGATTTCTGATATGAATTATAAATAAAGGAACTCATAATAAAAACGAACATTAAAGAAAAGGTAAGAATAATACTTTTTTTATTTATAACATAAAACATATAACACACCTCAAAACAAATATATGTTTTTTAAAAAATATAATTCTATAAATTTTGAATATTTAAGATTTGTCCATCATATTATTTAGTAAAAAAACAAATCCTGGAGGTTAAGAAAAATGGAATATCAAAAAGAAAATATGAGCATTTTAAAAACTGTTTCAAAAACAGCACAAACAAAGAATTATGAATGGGATATCATTGTTCCTGATTCAAAGCCTGATATTGCAACTATAGTAAGCACAGACGGACTTGTTAATATAACGGGAAAAGAAATAATGCAGGATAGGGTAGTTATAAACGGAAATGTTAAAATCACTATACTTTATATTTCATCTGATGATTCAAAAAGTATAAAAAGTATTGAGAATATACAGAATTTTAATTGCGTATTGGAACTTAAAGATTTAAGACAAAATATGGAATTAAATATCTATGCTTTTGTAAATAAAATTTCATCAAATATGTTAAACAGCAGAAAAATAAATGTCGAGTCTGTCATTGATTTTCATGGTATCGCATACGACAATGAAGAAATATCATATATTGAAAAGATGGAGGAAGAAAATGTAGAATATAAATCAAAAGAAATTAAAACAGAGAGAATGGCATCTTATTTTGAAAATTCTTTTTCTTTTAATGAAAATATTGAAGTTCCTGTCGGAAAGTCAAGTATCACCGAAATATTAAAAATCAAACCTGAATTTTTGGTTAAGGATATCAAATTTGCAAATAATAAAATTGTATTAAGAGGAAATATCTTATTTTCGACAGTTTATTTAAGTGATACAGATGACGATCCTGTGCAATTTATGACAAATGAAATACCAATAAATGAGATTATTGACTGGAAAGATATTAATGAGGATTCAATATTCGATTATGATGTTTTTGTAAGTAATTTTAATTACATATTAAGAGATAACAGTGACGGAGAAAAAAGAATTATAAAAGTATGCGGTGATATACTTATAAAAGGCAAAACTTATGAAGAATTATTGATTTGTCCTATTGTTGATGCATACAGTCTTAAAAGCAATCTTAATCTTCAAAAGAATTTGTTTAATTACGAAGAAATACATCACAGGCTTTCAGGTCAGTTTTCCTTGAAAGAAACAGTAACTTTTAATAGTTTAAAAGATATTCAGAAAGTACTTCTTCTCGAAATAAAAGAAGATGTGGACAGTGTAACAATAACATCGGGAGTTATAAAAATAAAGGGAAATATTGCCGTTTCAATGCTCTATATATCAACAGATGGTGAAGTTTGTATGGCTAAATCTTTAGTTCCTTTGGAATATAATGTAAATACTGATGTTGATTCTTCCGAAGCATTATGCGATTTGAAACTTCAGATTGATTCTTTTTCTTATAATATTGTTTCTTCAGATGAAATAGATTTAAGAATAAACTTAAGTTATAAAATCATAATAAAAAATCATATTTCTCAGGAAATAGTTCATGATATAGAATGTGATAAAACAAACTGTAATTATGAAAAACATGGTATAACTGTTTTCTTTTGTGATGGTAATGAAAACTTGTGGGACATTGCCAAAAAGTATAAAACAACAGTGAAAGATATTGCTTTGGCCAATGAACTTGACGATAATATTGTTGTGAAAAAAGGAATGAAATTATTAATTCCATAGAGGATAATATGAAACATACAAGAGCATATGTAATAAATATAAAAAAAGTGATTATATATATAGCGATAACTGCTAGTGTTTTTTTAAGTATTATTTGTATAAGTACAAATATAAAAAAAGAAATTTTTATAAATAAACTTATTGAATACAGCATTTCGACAAACAGAATAAAAAAAGAAATTCCTGTCCTTAATAAAAATGTGAGCGAATATAAACCTGTTACACTGATTAAGATTTTAAGTTTTATATTTAATGAGAATCTGGAAAAACCTTCAAACATTTTTTCTGATAAAATTGGTTTTATAAAATCGGTAAAAAACAAACTTAGCGAACAATATAATTTTGTTAATGAAAGTAATAATTACTATATACCTAAAATCTTTAAGAGTATTTTAAAAGATGATAATATAACTTATAATCCCGCAACTGAAACAACTATAAATTCTGTTAAAAAAAGTGGAAATATTCTTGAAAGAAAAGGGATTATCGTTGATAACAAAACAACGTACAGTTTAAATCTTTTAAATCTCTATAATGAAAAATTAACCTTAAACAAAGTAAAGGGAAAACCACAGGTTTTAATAGTTCATACTCATGGCAGCGAAAGTTATAATCCGACTGACAGAAGTCAGGATATAAATAATAACATTGTACGTGTTGGCTCAGAAATGGCAAAAGTTTTTAAGGAAAATAATATCGAAGTTATTCATTCTGAAAAAATGCACGATATTCCCAAATTTAACAACTCATATAAAAATTCGCTTTTAACAGTTAACGAAATGCTTGAAAAGTATCCAAGTATTTGTGTTGTTCTTGATGTTCACAGAGATGCAATGATAAGTGAGTCGGGCGAGGTTTTTAAAGTTGTTAAAGAAGCGAACGGAGTTAAATATTCTCAGGTAATGTTTGTTGTAGGAACAAATCAGGGGGGACTTACTCATAATAACTGGAAAGAAAATCTTAAATTTGCTATGCATTGTCAGGAAAAAATAAATGACATTATACCTAATCTTGCGCGGCCTATAAATTTAAGGCAGGAAAGATTTAACCAGCATACAACAAATGCATCTTTGATAATTGAGGTGGGAACTAATGGCAATACGTTAATTGAGTCGGTTAACTCGGCTGTTATAACTGCTAAAGCAATTTCAGAAGTGTTAAATTCATATTAGTATGAAAACAGGTGTTAAAAATAACATCTGTTTTTTTGTTTAAAAAAGTTAAAATATTAACAAAATAAGTATTTACTATTTTAAAAAAGGGTGTTATAATGTATT is from Oscillospiraceae bacterium and encodes:
- the lysA gene encoding diaminopimelate decarboxylase; translated protein: MINNIFDINANNHLTMSGIDTVDMAKKYGTPLYLMDEDLIRKNCRAYKKALEENYDDGLVLYASKAFSCLYIYKIANEEGLGVDVVSGGELYTALKADFPSEKIYFHGNNKTYDELEFAIKSNVGRIVVDNIYELNNIDSIAKKLNKRVSILIRIKPGIDAHTHDFIMTGQIDSKFGFALENGEAFDIIEDIKKCSNIDFVGVHCHIGSQIFDIDPFCKTAEVMLNYISDIKEKYNIEIKELNLGGGFGIKYTSEDDPIEYGEYIKKVSEVVNSVCKEKNIQKPKILMEPGRSIVGEAGVTLYTVGAVKDIKDVRKYISVDGGMADNPRYALYEAEYSIMIANKAGNPQNEKVTVAGKCCESGDIIAKDIMLQETKVGDILCVFSTGAYNFSMASNYNRIPRLPVVMLKDGQDKLIVKRETYDDIIKNDLI
- a CDS encoding N-acetylmuramoyl-L-alanine amidase → MFYVINKKSIILTFSLMFVFIMSSFIYNSYQKSMVTSVTSNVIVIDPGHGGEDGGAVGVTGIKEKDLNLKIALKLKEKLLNSGINVVMTRDTDIMLCDKNQQKKRKRTDFDNRIKIAQNYNNAIFISIHMNYFEDNSQSGAQIFYSKNNPESKEIASILREELKNSLNPNNKRQIKPSGKEIYLLSNLKIPACLIECGFISNPTEEQLLMSDKYQEKIAETIKNGLLKYFS
- a CDS encoding DUF3794 domain-containing protein, which encodes MEYQKENMSILKTVSKTAQTKNYEWDIIVPDSKPDIATIVSTDGLVNITGKEIMQDRVVINGNVKITILYISSDDSKSIKSIENIQNFNCVLELKDLRQNMELNIYAFVNKISSNMLNSRKINVESVIDFHGIAYDNEEISYIEKMEEENVEYKSKEIKTERMASYFENSFSFNENIEVPVGKSSITEILKIKPEFLVKDIKFANNKIVLRGNILFSTVYLSDTDDDPVQFMTNEIPINEIIDWKDINEDSIFDYDVFVSNFNYILRDNSDGEKRIIKVCGDILIKGKTYEELLICPIVDAYSLKSNLNLQKNLFNYEEIHHRLSGQFSLKETVTFNSLKDIQKVLLLEIKEDVDSVTITSGVIKIKGNIAVSMLYISTDGEVCMAKSLVPLEYNVNTDVDSSEALCDLKLQIDSFSYNIVSSDEIDLRINLSYKIIIKNHISQEIVHDIECDKTNCNYEKHGITVFFCDGNENLWDIAKKYKTTVKDIALANELDDNIVVKKGMKLLIP